In a single window of the Streptococcus ilei genome:
- a CDS encoding YeiH family protein, with amino-acid sequence MNKKSNWCQYLPGLMIAVFAAGLSMVLGKAVPILGSSLFAILCGILLNASQVLPQTSRSGLSYSGKKILQYSIILMGFTLSFQKVTKLGLSSLIVSLPTISIAFLSAFAVGYLLKAPKILTTLVGMGTAICGGSAIAAASPVLEADENDIALSMSTIFFFNILAVFLFPFFGHLLAMTNQQFGFWAGTAINDTSSVVAAAFSYSKEAGEIATVVKLTRALMIIPICFGMLGIKLLGRSKQDREGKQVKLSKIVPWFIFYFLLASLVTSFGWFPSSWIPFCKWLSQYLMAMALVGIGSQVSIQAFRKQGVAPLLIGLVAWVAVSISSLLLQYFLGI; translated from the coding sequence ATGAATAAAAAATCTAATTGGTGCCAGTATCTTCCAGGCCTTATGATTGCAGTTTTTGCAGCAGGACTATCTATGGTATTAGGAAAAGCAGTGCCTATCCTTGGCTCTAGTCTCTTTGCCATCTTATGTGGCATCCTTTTGAATGCTAGCCAAGTCTTGCCTCAAACGAGTAGATCAGGTCTATCCTATTCAGGGAAAAAAATCTTGCAATATTCGATTATCTTGATGGGCTTTACCTTGTCCTTTCAAAAGGTGACCAAATTGGGCCTGTCTTCTTTGATCGTTAGTTTACCGACCATCAGTATTGCCTTTCTCTCTGCTTTTGCAGTGGGCTACCTTTTAAAAGCTCCAAAGATCTTAACGACCTTGGTTGGAATGGGGACAGCAATTTGTGGAGGATCTGCAATCGCGGCGGCTTCCCCTGTTCTAGAAGCTGATGAAAACGACATCGCTCTGTCCATGTCGACCATCTTTTTCTTCAACATCTTAGCGGTCTTCCTTTTTCCTTTCTTTGGTCACCTTCTTGCGATGACAAATCAGCAATTTGGTTTTTGGGCAGGAACGGCCATTAATGATACTTCATCTGTTGTAGCGGCGGCATTTTCCTATAGTAAAGAAGCTGGTGAAATTGCGACTGTTGTCAAGCTGACACGGGCCTTAATGATTATTCCAATCTGTTTTGGAATGCTGGGTATAAAACTTCTTGGACGGTCGAAACAGGATCGAGAAGGGAAGCAAGTGAAACTAAGTAAAATCGTTCCTTGGTTTATTTTCTACTTCCTTTTGGCCTCTTTAGTGACCTCCTTTGGCTGGTTTCCAAGTTCTTGGATTCCGTTCTGTAAATGGTTGTCACAATATTTGATGGCTATGGCCTTGGTTGGCATTGGAAGTCAAGTGTCTATTCAAGCCTTTCGCAAGCAGGGGGTAGCTCCTCTTCTTATTGGCCTTGTTGCCTGGGTAGCTGTATCCATTTCTAGTCTGCTACTTCAATACTTTTTAGGAATCTAA
- the gyrB gene encoding DNA topoisomerase (ATP-hydrolyzing) subunit B, which produces MTEELKQETTGQEYDASQIQVLEGLEAVRMRPGMYIGSTSKEGLHHLVWEIVDNSIDEALAGFASHIEVFIEADNSITVIDDGRGIPVDIQEKTGRPAVETVFTVLHAGGKFGGGGYKVSGGLHGVGSSVVNALSTQLDVHVHKNGQIHYQEYKRGQVVADLEVIGETDRTGTTVHFTPDPEIFTETTEFDFEKLNKRIQELAFLNRGLRISITDKREGQEQTKDYHYEGGIASYVEYINENKDVIFETPIYTDGEMDDITVEVAMQYTTGYHETVMSFANNIHTHEGGTHEQGFRTALTRVINDYARKNKLLKDNEENLTGEDVREGLTAVISVKHPNPQFEGQTKTKLGNSEVVKITNRLFSDAFSDFLLENPQIAKKIVEKGILAAKARVAAKRAREVTRKKSGLEISNLPGKLADCSSNNPAETELFIVEGDSAGGSAKSGRNREFQAILPIRGKILNVEKASMDKILANEEIRSLFTAMGTGFGAEFDVSKARYQKLVIMTDADVDGAHIRTLLLTLIYRYMKPVLEAGYVYIAQPPIYGVKVGSEIKEYIQPGVNQEAELAAALERYSEGRSKPTIQRYKGLGEMDDHQLWETTMNPEHRLMARVTVDDAAEADKIFDMLMGDRVEPRREFIEENAEYSTLDV; this is translated from the coding sequence ATGACAGAAGAATTGAAACAAGAAACGACTGGCCAAGAATATGATGCCAGTCAGATCCAGGTTTTAGAAGGTTTAGAAGCAGTTCGGATGCGTCCGGGGATGTATATCGGATCCACTTCTAAAGAAGGTCTTCACCATTTGGTCTGGGAAATCGTCGATAACTCTATCGATGAGGCCCTTGCTGGCTTTGCTAGCCATATCGAAGTCTTTATCGAAGCTGATAATTCGATTACAGTCATCGATGATGGACGGGGAATTCCGGTTGATATTCAAGAAAAAACAGGCCGTCCGGCAGTAGAAACTGTCTTTACCGTTCTCCATGCAGGAGGAAAATTTGGCGGTGGTGGTTACAAGGTTTCTGGAGGACTACATGGAGTTGGGTCATCCGTCGTAAATGCCTTGTCGACTCAGCTAGATGTACACGTCCATAAGAATGGCCAAATTCATTACCAAGAATACAAACGCGGTCAAGTCGTTGCAGATCTTGAAGTGATCGGTGAAACAGATCGAACTGGTACTACAGTCCACTTTACTCCAGACCCAGAAATTTTCACAGAAACAACTGAATTTGATTTTGAGAAATTGAACAAACGGATTCAAGAGTTGGCTTTCTTGAACCGTGGTTTACGGATCTCGATTACAGACAAGCGTGAAGGCCAGGAGCAAACGAAAGATTACCACTATGAAGGTGGGATTGCTAGTTATGTAGAATACATCAACGAAAACAAGGATGTCATCTTCGAAACTCCGATTTATACTGATGGCGAAATGGATGATATCACGGTTGAAGTGGCTATGCAGTATACGACTGGTTATCACGAAACCGTCATGAGCTTTGCCAATAACATCCATACCCATGAAGGTGGAACTCATGAGCAAGGTTTCCGTACAGCCTTAACCCGTGTTATCAACGACTATGCTCGTAAGAATAAACTTCTCAAGGACAATGAAGAGAATCTCACAGGGGAAGATGTTCGGGAAGGATTGACAGCCGTCATTTCTGTTAAACACCCAAATCCACAGTTTGAAGGACAAACCAAGACCAAACTTGGAAACTCTGAAGTGGTGAAGATTACCAACCGTTTGTTCAGCGATGCTTTCTCTGATTTCTTGTTGGAAAATCCGCAGATTGCTAAGAAAATTGTTGAAAAGGGAATTCTGGCTGCCAAAGCGCGTGTTGCTGCTAAGCGAGCCCGAGAAGTCACCCGCAAGAAATCTGGTTTAGAAATCTCAAACCTCCCTGGTAAATTAGCAGACTGTTCATCTAACAATCCAGCTGAGACAGAACTCTTCATCGTCGAAGGAGATTCTGCCGGAGGATCTGCTAAATCAGGTCGGAACCGGGAGTTCCAGGCAATTCTCCCTATTCGTGGGAAAATCCTCAACGTGGAAAAGGCTAGCATGGACAAGATTTTGGCCAACGAAGAAATTCGTAGTCTTTTCACAGCTATGGGAACCGGTTTTGGTGCAGAATTTGATGTATCAAAAGCCCGTTATCAAAAATTAGTCATCATGACGGATGCCGATGTCGATGGAGCTCATATTCGAACCCTCCTCCTAACCTTGATCTATCGCTATATGAAACCCGTTTTGGAGGCTGGCTATGTTTATATCGCCCAACCACCAATTTATGGTGTAAAAGTCGGTAGTGAGATCAAAGAATACATTCAACCAGGAGTCAACCAAGAAGCAGAATTGGCTGCGGCTTTAGAACGCTATTCTGAAGGTCGCTCCAAACCAACGATTCAACGATACAAAGGTTTGGGTGAGATGGATGATCATCAGCTCTGGGAAACAACTATGAACCCAGAACACCGCCTCATGGCTCGTGTAACAGTGGATGATGCAGCAGAAGCAGATAAAATCTTTGATATGCTCATGGGAGATCGAGTAGAACCTCGCCGTGAATTTATCGAAGAAAATGCCGAATATAGTACACTTGATGTATAA
- a CDS encoding glycerate kinase — translation MKILIAPDSFKECLPAKEVAEMIAEGLRQSIIDVEPITCPIGDGGEGTVDAIRYSLDLMETFALVTGPFGKPVEMRYVEKETMALFEVADLIGLGKIPVDQRHPLDIETRGIGELICYLINKGKKDIYIGVGGTATNDGGLGLAVGLGYQLYDREGKQLKACGQSLLKCDSIRKEKAIKIPEDVQIHILADVSNPLCGLDGATYIFGKQKGLSPTMFDKVDQAIYSFYEKNCPSVLTQAGMGAGGGLAAGLCAFAHARIVSGIETCLELIDFDSKVANADLVIVGEGRLDHQSLSGKAPIGVARRTPKGIPVIAICGSLADDLPSLPFENIVGAFSITKHPDSLDQLLKNARENLLFTARNIGNLLSIEKSG, via the coding sequence ATGAAAATTTTAATTGCTCCAGATTCATTCAAAGAGTGCCTACCCGCGAAAGAAGTAGCGGAAATGATTGCGGAAGGCTTGCGACAGTCTATTATCGATGTAGAACCGATTACTTGTCCTATTGGAGATGGAGGGGAAGGGACAGTGGATGCCATCCGATACTCGTTAGACTTGATGGAAACCTTTGCCCTTGTTACAGGTCCATTTGGAAAGCCGGTAGAAATGCGGTATGTGGAGAAGGAAACTATGGCTCTCTTTGAAGTAGCCGACTTGATCGGCTTAGGAAAAATTCCAGTTGATCAACGTCATCCACTTGACATAGAGACCCGAGGAATTGGAGAACTGATCTGTTATTTGATCAATAAAGGAAAAAAGGATATTTATATCGGGGTTGGAGGAACAGCCACCAATGATGGTGGGCTTGGTCTTGCAGTAGGTCTAGGCTATCAATTGTATGATAGAGAAGGAAAGCAATTGAAGGCCTGTGGACAAAGTCTTTTAAAGTGTGATTCCATCCGTAAAGAGAAAGCGATAAAGATTCCAGAGGATGTCCAGATACATATCTTAGCAGACGTGTCGAACCCTCTATGTGGACTAGATGGAGCAACCTATATTTTTGGAAAACAAAAGGGGCTTAGCCCCACTATGTTTGATAAAGTGGATCAAGCTATTTACAGCTTTTATGAAAAGAACTGTCCTAGTGTGTTGACCCAAGCAGGGATGGGAGCTGGTGGTGGCCTTGCGGCAGGTCTCTGTGCCTTCGCGCATGCAAGGATTGTTTCAGGAATTGAAACTTGTTTAGAGCTAATCGACTTTGACTCCAAGGTAGCAAATGCAGACTTGGTCATTGTCGGTGAGGGGCGACTGGACCATCAAAGTCTATCAGGAAAAGCTCCGATAGGAGTTGCGAGACGAACCCCAAAGGGAATCCCTGTCATAGCTATTTGTGGAAGTCTTGCAGATGATTTACCAAGTCTCCCATTTGAAAATATAGTCGGAGCTTTTTCCATAACGAAACACCCTGATAGTTTAGACCAACTTCTGAAGAACGCAAGGGAAAATCTTCTCTTTACAGCTAGAAATATTGGAAATCTATTAAGCATAGAAAAAAGCGGTTAA
- a CDS encoding bifunctional DnaQ family exonuclease/ATP-dependent helicase, which produces MTTNVKRKYAVVDLEATSASSNAKIIQIGIVIIQDGQIVETYETDVNPHEQLDEHIRQLTGITNQQLKKAPDFSQVARQVYEMIEDAVFVAHNVKFDANLLAESLFWEGFELTTPRIDTVELAQVFFPTLERYNLSSLCEELAIPLDHAHSAISDAQATAQLFLKLRETIASLPRELVETLLPFSDNLIYESRLLIEDAFEDTVAFHGEDLTSRHGIFLRKPLIRSDAKNFSDQFDINIQLMGMEARPLQKEFAQAIEESLQSSRDVATFVEGPTGIGKTYGYLLPLLAHTKDQIVVSVPTKVLQDQIMQQEAKMIEDVFQTSFHSLKSPQNYLKLDAFYQILHEPEENRLWNRFKMQLLVWLAQTRTGDLNEVGQLHRYGNFVQRIRHDGNLSKKSLFYTEDFWRLGQEKAKMSRVVLTNHAYLLTRLEDDPSLVENRTLVVDEAQKLYFSLEQFSRASLSLSDFMLDLQREIETEKSLLKRRILESLQFELNAILKHLESGNKKIELRAEQVQKIRQDLSELDSPVLAELKTVFDPRFQIFWIDRTQEDQHPIIRLQSGREGLVSLQDFIPTTTRLLLVSATLSISKKVNLASILGIENYQFIGKELSYHQGQTIFIDREFPDLTNLTQEELAISLARYLDELAATGLPLFALFTSKDLLLATSHQMTVSHLAQYKNGEAANIKRRFDRGEASVLLGSGSFWEGVDFAQQAKIIQVIPRIPFDNPSDFFVQKLHETLRLEGKNPFYDYSLPLAILRLKQALGRSSRSSEQESLVILLDQRLLNRQYGSQIQASLEKIAPLVIAKTGEIKVVVEQFRS; this is translated from the coding sequence ATGACGACGAATGTTAAAAGAAAATATGCTGTCGTGGACCTGGAAGCAACCAGTGCAAGCAGCAATGCAAAAATAATTCAAATCGGGATTGTCATCATTCAAGATGGGCAGATTGTAGAGACCTATGAGACAGACGTCAACCCGCATGAACAACTAGACGAACATATTCGCCAACTGACGGGAATTACCAATCAGCAACTAAAAAAGGCTCCTGATTTTTCACAAGTGGCCAGACAAGTTTACGAAATGATTGAAGATGCTGTCTTTGTTGCTCATAATGTCAAATTTGATGCCAATCTCTTGGCAGAATCTTTGTTTTGGGAAGGATTTGAGCTCACAACACCCCGGATCGATACGGTTGAATTGGCTCAAGTCTTTTTCCCAACCTTAGAAAGATACAATTTAAGTAGCTTATGCGAAGAATTAGCGATCCCCTTGGACCATGCTCATTCAGCTATATCAGATGCCCAAGCAACCGCCCAGCTCTTTCTTAAGCTTCGTGAAACGATTGCTTCCCTACCAAGAGAATTGGTGGAAACCTTGCTGCCATTTTCTGATAATCTAATTTACGAGTCGAGACTCTTGATAGAGGATGCTTTCGAGGATACGGTAGCTTTTCATGGTGAGGACTTGACCTCCCGTCATGGGATTTTTCTTCGTAAGCCCCTTATCAGGAGCGATGCTAAGAATTTTTCTGATCAGTTTGATATTAATATCCAGTTGATGGGGATGGAAGCCCGCCCCTTGCAGAAAGAGTTTGCTCAGGCAATCGAAGAAAGTCTTCAGTCCTCTAGAGATGTAGCCACCTTTGTTGAGGGTCCTACTGGGATTGGAAAAACCTATGGCTACCTCCTTCCTTTACTAGCGCATACAAAGGACCAGATTGTTGTTAGTGTTCCGACCAAGGTCTTACAAGACCAAATCATGCAGCAGGAAGCAAAGATGATTGAGGACGTTTTTCAGACCTCTTTTCATAGTTTAAAGAGTCCTCAAAATTATTTAAAACTAGATGCCTTCTATCAAATTTTGCATGAACCTGAGGAAAATCGCCTCTGGAATCGGTTCAAAATGCAATTATTGGTCTGGTTGGCTCAAACAAGGACAGGTGATCTAAACGAAGTGGGGCAGCTTCATCGCTACGGGAATTTTGTTCAACGAATCCGTCATGATGGGAACCTATCAAAAAAATCTTTATTTTACACAGAAGATTTTTGGCGTCTCGGTCAAGAAAAAGCCAAAATGAGCCGAGTCGTGCTTACCAATCATGCCTATCTATTGACTCGTTTAGAGGACGATCCTTCATTGGTAGAAAATCGAACCCTAGTGGTGGATGAAGCACAAAAACTTTATTTTTCATTGGAGCAGTTTTCAAGGGCTTCCTTATCACTATCTGATTTCATGCTAGATCTGCAGCGTGAGATAGAAACAGAAAAATCCTTGTTGAAACGGAGGATCCTTGAAAGTCTCCAATTTGAATTAAATGCCATCCTCAAACATCTTGAATCAGGCAACAAAAAGATAGAGCTGAGAGCAGAACAGGTTCAAAAGATTCGCCAGGATTTATCTGAACTAGATAGTCCAGTTTTAGCGGAATTAAAAACGGTCTTTGACCCTCGTTTTCAAATTTTTTGGATTGACCGGACACAAGAGGACCAGCATCCGATTATTCGACTGCAATCTGGAAGAGAGGGCTTGGTTTCGCTTCAGGACTTTATTCCGACGACCACTAGACTTCTTTTGGTCTCAGCTACCTTATCGATTAGTAAAAAGGTCAATCTAGCTTCGATTTTAGGAATTGAGAACTACCAATTCATCGGGAAAGAACTGTCCTACCATCAAGGTCAAACCATCTTCATTGATCGAGAATTTCCTGATTTGACCAACCTGACTCAAGAGGAGTTAGCAATCTCTTTAGCGCGATATTTGGATGAACTAGCAGCTACTGGCTTGCCTCTCTTTGCCTTGTTTACTTCCAAAGACTTACTTCTAGCAACTTCACATCAGATGACAGTGAGTCATCTGGCTCAGTATAAAAATGGCGAAGCGGCAAATATTAAACGGCGATTTGATAGAGGGGAAGCTTCCGTTCTATTAGGATCCGGTAGCTTTTGGGAGGGTGTCGATTTTGCCCAGCAAGCAAAAATCATTCAAGTCATTCCTCGTATTCCTTTTGATAATCCAAGTGATTTTTTCGTACAAAAGCTACATGAAACCTTGCGTCTAGAGGGGAAAAATCCTTTTTATGATTATAGTTTGCCTCTAGCGATTTTACGCCTAAAGCAGGCTCTTGGACGCTCGAGTCGTTCGAGCGAGCAAGAATCTCTGGTTATTTTATTAGATCAACGCTTATTAAACCGTCAATATGGCTCGCAGATTCAAGCCAGTTTAGAGAAAATCGCTCCTCTTGTCATCGCTAAGACTGGAGAAATAAAAGTAGTTGTTGAACAATTTAGGAGTTAA
- a CDS encoding HAD-IA family hydrolase: protein MDYHDFIWDLGGTLLDNYETSTKAFVATLQYFQREADHDSVYVALKVSTDYAVQQFASDLPDFLGEYKKREIEALEIPCLFEGTEKLLERLTAVGARHFLVSHRDHHVETILEKTGIRHYFTEVVTADDGFPRKPDPTSMLYLKDKYAIESGLVIGDRPIDIEAGQRAGMATYLFDSMDQLSAYIFN, encoded by the coding sequence ATGGATTATCATGATTTTATATGGGATCTTGGTGGGACTTTATTGGACAATTATGAGACCTCTACAAAAGCTTTTGTAGCGACCTTACAGTATTTCCAAAGGGAGGCTGATCATGATTCTGTTTATGTAGCTTTAAAGGTTTCCACGGATTATGCTGTTCAGCAGTTTGCCTCAGATCTTCCAGACTTTTTGGGAGAGTATAAAAAGCGAGAGATAGAAGCTCTTGAAATCCCCTGCTTATTCGAGGGGACTGAGAAGTTGTTGGAACGTCTGACAGCAGTCGGAGCCCGTCATTTTTTGGTATCTCACCGTGACCATCATGTAGAGACCATCCTAGAAAAAACAGGAATTCGTCATTACTTTACAGAAGTTGTGACAGCTGATGACGGTTTTCCACGTAAACCAGATCCTACTTCCATGTTGTATTTAAAAGACAAGTATGCAATTGAGTCAGGCTTGGTGATTGGAGATCGCCCGATCGATATTGAAGCTGGCCAGAGAGCTGGCATGGCGACCTATTTGTTTGACTCAATGGATCAATTAAGTGCCTATATTTTTAATTAG
- a CDS encoding FtsW/RodA/SpoVE family cell cycle protein: protein MKRRQSFKLRGDFSLITTVLLLLAFGVVAVYIAVSNDYPDLVWPILGQQVAWIVLGCMISFVVMLFNTEFLWKVTPYLYVFGLVLMVLPLYFYNPNLVASTGSKNWVAYKGISLFQPSEFMKISYILMVSRSIVHFLRNNREEDRTLKKDFFLIVQIAAYTIPVLGLLAFQHDFGTSLVFMAIFSGVVLISGVSWKIILPVFLTLVGGIALFLAVFLSNGGRAFLHQTLGMPTYQMNRILAWLNPFDYAQTMTFQQAQGQLAIASGGLLGQGFNVSNLLIPVRESDMIFTVIAEDFGFVGGLVLLLLYMFLVYKMLRITLKSNNQFYTYISTGFIMMLVFHIFENIGAVTGILPLTGIPLPFISQGGSAIVSNLIGIGLLLSMSHQNRVSEERKKESRLLRQKQLSRLQEKGII from the coding sequence ATGAAGAGACGTCAGTCTTTCAAACTTAGAGGAGATTTCTCCTTGATCACCACTGTTTTGTTGTTATTGGCATTTGGAGTGGTGGCAGTCTACATTGCAGTTTCAAATGATTATCCGGACCTGGTTTGGCCCATTTTAGGGCAACAGGTTGCCTGGATTGTTTTGGGCTGTATGATTAGTTTTGTCGTCATGCTTTTTAATACAGAATTTTTATGGAAAGTGACGCCTTATTTGTATGTCTTTGGTTTGGTCTTAATGGTTTTGCCCCTTTATTTTTACAACCCAAACTTGGTTGCTTCGACTGGTTCTAAAAACTGGGTAGCCTACAAGGGGATTAGCCTCTTTCAACCATCAGAATTTATGAAAATTTCTTATATCTTGATGGTCTCTCGTTCGATTGTTCATTTTTTACGAAACAATAGGGAAGAAGATCGAACGCTAAAAAAAGACTTTTTTCTAATTGTACAAATTGCGGCCTACACCATACCAGTTCTTGGACTCTTGGCCTTTCAACATGATTTTGGAACTTCCTTGGTATTTATGGCGATTTTCTCAGGAGTCGTCCTCATTTCAGGGGTCTCCTGGAAAATCATTTTACCAGTCTTTTTAACCCTCGTAGGTGGGATCGCTCTCTTTTTGGCCGTCTTTCTATCAAACGGTGGGCGAGCCTTTCTCCATCAAACTCTGGGGATGCCTACCTATCAGATGAATCGTATTTTAGCCTGGTTGAATCCTTTTGACTATGCTCAAACTATGACTTTTCAACAGGCACAAGGACAGTTGGCAATCGCAAGCGGTGGTTTATTGGGGCAAGGCTTTAATGTATCCAACCTGTTGATCCCTGTCCGGGAGAGTGATATGATTTTTACGGTCATTGCGGAAGATTTTGGCTTTGTAGGAGGTTTGGTTCTTCTCCTCTTATACATGTTTTTAGTCTATAAAATGTTGCGGATTACTCTGAAATCCAATAATCAGTTTTATACTTATATCTCGACTGGGTTTATTATGATGTTAGTCTTCCACATATTTGAAAATATTGGGGCTGTAACAGGAATATTGCCTCTAACTGGAATTCCCTTGCCTTTTATCTCACAAGGGGGATCAGCTATTGTTAGTAACCTCATTGGGATTGGCTTATTGTTATCGATGAGCCACCAAAACCGGGTAAGTGAAGAACGAAAAAAAGAAAGTCGACTATTGAGACAGAAACAACTCAGTCGGCTACAAGAGAAAGGAATCATTTAA
- a CDS encoding DJ-1 family glyoxalase III, which yields MAKVAVMLASGFEEIEALTVVDVLRRAEIECQMVGFDQEVTGSHGITVKVDEVWSGSLDHFDGIVLPGGMPGAANLRDHEGLIQSLKEAHEQGKSLAAICAAPIVLDRAGLLDKKHYTCYDGFEKEIGRGHYVKEAVVQDGHILTSRGPATALAFSYALVKHFGGDAAKLREGMLYQDVFGTSAP from the coding sequence ATGGCAAAAGTAGCAGTAATGTTAGCAAGTGGGTTCGAAGAAATAGAGGCCTTGACTGTTGTCGATGTCTTGAGAAGAGCAGAAATCGAGTGTCAGATGGTTGGATTTGATCAAGAAGTGACAGGTTCTCATGGCATCACAGTGAAGGTAGATGAGGTCTGGTCCGGTTCATTGGATCATTTTGATGGCATTGTCCTTCCAGGAGGGATGCCTGGTGCGGCGAATCTACGCGACCATGAAGGCTTGATTCAGTCTTTAAAAGAAGCCCATGAACAAGGAAAAAGTCTTGCGGCTATTTGTGCAGCTCCGATTGTGTTGGATCGGGCAGGCCTGCTAGATAAAAAACACTACACCTGCTATGATGGCTTTGAAAAAGAAATTGGAAGAGGACACTATGTGAAAGAAGCGGTGGTTCAGGATGGTCACATCTTGACCAGTCGGGGCCCTGCAACGGCACTTGCTTTTTCTTATGCACTGGTCAAGCATTTTGGTGGAGATGCAGCAAAATTAAGAGAAGGCATGCTCTATCAAGATGTTTTTGGAACGTCGGCACCTTAG
- the ezrA gene encoding septation ring formation regulator EzrA, translating into MSRGLIILIIVIGVLLVLGYVVAVLLRKRNEALLAALEERKEELYNLPVNDEVEAVKNMHLIGQSQVAFREWNQKWVDLSLNSFADIENNLFEAEGYNNSFRFLKAKQAIGNIESQVQLIDEDIKAIRQALSELKEKEEMNSGRVVHALDMFENLQKQVASDPDAYGPALPEIEKQSENIQVEFSKFVTLNSSGDPVEAAEILDTAENHIVALTHIVEKVPAIVKDLQTTLPDQLEDLESGYRKLLESGYHFTETDLEARFQQLHAALKANLANVAALELDNALYENEQIQEEINALYDIFTREIESHKVVEKLVKALPGYLAHAKENNKSLAEEVERLSKIFESKVLKENHLKELEAELTAQELVVEDALNDTSETQKAYSILQEELEAIEERLKEIEDDQIALSETLSKIEKDDTNARQKVNIYANRLHAIKRYMDKRNLPGIPQSFLTIFFTASDNTEALLAELEGRRVNIENVNRLLDILTNDMTELEEETYKLVQYATLTEQLLQYSNRYRSFDDHVQAAFDEALYIFEKEYDYPASFKVISEALETVEPGVTERFVSSYEKTRESIRF; encoded by the coding sequence ATGTCTCGTGGACTAATTATTCTCATTATTGTCATTGGGGTCCTTTTGGTTTTAGGATATGTAGTGGCAGTCTTATTGAGAAAGCGTAACGAAGCCTTACTAGCAGCACTGGAAGAACGAAAAGAAGAGTTGTATAACCTTCCGGTAAATGATGAAGTAGAGGCTGTGAAGAATATGCATTTGATTGGTCAAAGTCAAGTTGCATTTCGTGAATGGAATCAAAAATGGGTGGACCTATCCCTCAATTCTTTTGCTGATATTGAGAACAACCTCTTTGAAGCAGAAGGCTACAACAATTCTTTCCGCTTTTTAAAAGCCAAGCAAGCAATTGGAAATATTGAGAGTCAGGTTCAATTAATTGATGAAGATATCAAGGCCATCCGTCAAGCTTTATCTGAATTAAAAGAAAAAGAAGAAATGAATAGCGGTCGAGTTGTTCATGCCTTGGATATGTTTGAAAACTTGCAAAAACAAGTGGCTTCTGATCCAGATGCGTATGGCCCAGCGCTTCCCGAAATTGAGAAGCAATCTGAAAATATTCAAGTTGAGTTTTCAAAATTTGTAACCTTGAATTCATCAGGTGACCCTGTTGAAGCTGCTGAAATTCTTGACACAGCAGAAAACCATATTGTAGCCTTGACTCACATTGTTGAAAAAGTTCCTGCAATTGTGAAGGATCTACAAACAACTCTTCCTGACCAATTGGAAGATTTGGAATCTGGTTATCGCAAACTATTGGAATCTGGTTATCATTTTACAGAGACCGACTTGGAAGCACGTTTCCAACAACTGCATGCGGCATTGAAAGCCAATCTTGCCAATGTTGCTGCTCTTGAATTAGATAATGCACTCTATGAGAATGAGCAGATTCAAGAAGAAATCAACGCCTTGTATGATATTTTCACTCGTGAAATCGAATCACACAAAGTGGTTGAAAAATTGGTCAAAGCATTACCAGGTTACCTTGCCCATGCTAAGGAAAATAACAAGAGTTTAGCAGAAGAAGTTGAACGTCTCAGCAAAATATTTGAAAGCAAAGTACTCAAGGAAAATCACTTGAAGGAGTTAGAAGCTGAATTAACAGCTCAAGAGCTTGTTGTAGAGGATGCCTTGAATGATACATCTGAAACTCAAAAAGCTTACTCTATTCTTCAAGAAGAGTTAGAAGCGATTGAAGAACGTCTGAAGGAAATTGAAGATGATCAGATTGCACTGAGCGAAACCTTGTCTAAGATTGAGAAAGACGATACGAATGCTCGTCAAAAGGTAAATATCTACGCTAACCGTTTACATGCTATTAAGCGCTACATGGATAAGCGTAACTTACCTGGAATTCCTCAATCCTTCCTTACTATCTTCTTCACTGCAAGTGATAACACAGAAGCTCTTTTGGCTGAGTTAGAAGGTCGTCGTGTCAATATTGAAAACGTCAATCGTCTCCTGGATATTTTGACCAACGATATGACAGAGTTAGAAGAAGAAACTTATAAACTGGTACAATACGCTACTCTAACAGAGCAGTTGCTTCAATACTCAAATCGTTATCGTTCGTTCGATGATCATGTCCAAGCAGCTTTTGATGAAGCTTTGTACATTTTTGAAAAAGAGTATGACTATCCTGCTTCCTTCAAAGTCATTTCAGAAGCATTGGAAACAGTAGAACCAGGAGTAACAGAGAGATTTGTTAGCTCATATGAAAAAACAAGAGAATCCATCCGATTCTAA